One genomic region from Blastococcus sp. Marseille-P5729 encodes:
- a CDS encoding acyl-CoA thioesterase II, giving the protein MAHPQEFSALRHAAAPGQDGQLAVDMLVKLLDLEKLEEDLFRGLSPAVTLQRTFGGQVAGQALVAAGRTMGPDWEVHSLHSYFLRPGDPAIPIIYHVNRVRDGRNFSTRQVEAIQHGKTIFTLSASFTIPRVGKFEHQDPMPDVPAPETLTPYRELVAGKEDVIGPGITLPRPVELRYVSTPPWERTAGSDETYNRIWMKVDGHLPDDKFLHICALTYASDMTLLDSSLTRHGLTWMRDNVQGASLDHAVWFHRPFRADEWFFYQSGSSSGGGERGFSTGQIWSHDGRLIASTAQEGLLRVD; this is encoded by the coding sequence ATGGCACACCCCCAGGAGTTCTCCGCCCTCCGGCACGCTGCCGCGCCTGGGCAGGACGGTCAGCTGGCCGTCGACATGCTGGTCAAGCTGCTCGACCTGGAGAAGCTCGAGGAAGACCTCTTCCGGGGGTTGAGCCCCGCCGTCACGCTGCAGCGCACCTTCGGCGGGCAGGTTGCCGGGCAGGCGCTGGTCGCCGCAGGCCGGACCATGGGCCCGGACTGGGAGGTGCACTCCCTGCACTCCTACTTCCTGCGCCCGGGTGACCCGGCGATCCCGATCATCTACCACGTCAACCGCGTTCGCGACGGCCGCAACTTCTCGACCCGCCAGGTCGAGGCGATCCAGCACGGCAAGACGATCTTCACGCTGTCCGCGTCGTTCACCATCCCGAGGGTGGGCAAGTTCGAGCACCAGGACCCGATGCCGGACGTCCCGGCGCCCGAGACGCTCACCCCGTACCGCGAGCTCGTGGCAGGCAAGGAGGACGTGATCGGGCCCGGCATCACCCTCCCGCGGCCGGTCGAGCTGCGGTACGTCTCGACGCCACCGTGGGAGCGCACCGCCGGCAGCGACGAGACCTACAACCGGATCTGGATGAAGGTCGACGGGCACCTGCCAGACGACAAGTTCCTGCACATCTGCGCGCTGACCTACGCCAGTGACATGACGCTGCTGGACTCATCACTGACCCGGCACGGGCTGACCTGGATGCGGGACAACGTGCAGGGCGCGAGCCTCGATCACGCCGTGTGGTTCCACCGCCCGTTCCGTGCCGACGAGTGGTTCTTCTACCAGTCGGGATCCTCGAGCGGCGGAGGCGAACGCGGCTTCTCCACCGGCCAGATCTGGTCGCACGACGGTCGCCTCATCGCCTCCACGGCCCAAGAGGGCCTGCTGCGGGTCGACTAG
- the pyk gene encoding pyruvate kinase, with translation MNRSAKIVCTLGPASASLEQITQLSAAGMDIARMNFSHGTHADHQSNYDNVRAAAEATGRTIGVLADLQGPKIRLGKFADGAVMWAEGDDVVITTEPGAHQHRRIGTTYSQLAEDVEVGDRLLIDDGNVAVVVTAVAGRDVHVQVVEGGTVSDNKGLSLPGVNVSVPPLSEKDRADLRFALHLGVDFVALSFVRKPEDAELVRDVMREEGILVPVIAKLEKPEAIENLDAVIESFDGVMVARGDLGVELPLEEVPLVQKLAIQIAREKAKPVIVATQMLESMIHHSRPTRAEASDVANAVLDGADAVMLSGETSVGQFPVQAVQTMARIIQAVESGDLRVPELRTQPRTNAGVIARSARDVAEAIGANAIAAFTQSGDTVRRLARHHSRIPVIAFTPMDKVRNQLALSWGVRTFLVDPVEHTDDMVAQVDTALREIGMTDHEDLIVMVAGSPPGKSGSTNLIRLHRLGEE, from the coding sequence GTGAACAGAAGCGCCAAGATCGTCTGTACCCTCGGCCCCGCGAGCGCATCGCTCGAGCAGATCACTCAGCTCTCCGCGGCCGGTATGGACATCGCGCGGATGAACTTCAGCCATGGCACCCACGCCGACCACCAGTCGAACTACGACAACGTGCGCGCTGCTGCCGAGGCGACCGGGCGCACCATCGGCGTCCTCGCCGACTTGCAAGGCCCGAAGATCCGGCTCGGTAAGTTCGCCGACGGCGCGGTGATGTGGGCCGAGGGCGACGACGTCGTCATCACCACCGAGCCGGGAGCCCACCAGCACCGGCGGATCGGCACCACCTACTCCCAGCTCGCCGAGGACGTCGAGGTCGGCGACCGGCTGCTGATCGACGACGGCAACGTCGCGGTCGTGGTGACGGCGGTGGCCGGCCGCGACGTGCACGTCCAGGTCGTCGAGGGCGGGACTGTCTCCGACAACAAGGGGCTCTCGCTGCCCGGTGTGAACGTCAGCGTCCCCCCGCTGAGTGAGAAGGACAGGGCCGACCTGCGCTTCGCCCTGCACCTGGGGGTGGACTTCGTCGCGCTGTCGTTCGTGCGCAAACCGGAGGATGCCGAGCTGGTCCGCGACGTCATGCGCGAGGAGGGCATCCTCGTCCCGGTCATCGCCAAGCTGGAGAAGCCCGAGGCGATCGAGAACCTCGACGCGGTCATCGAGTCCTTCGACGGCGTGATGGTGGCCCGCGGCGACCTCGGGGTCGAGCTGCCGCTCGAAGAGGTCCCGCTCGTCCAGAAGCTGGCGATCCAGATCGCCAGGGAGAAGGCGAAGCCGGTCATCGTGGCCACCCAGATGCTCGAGTCGATGATCCATCACTCGCGGCCCACCCGGGCCGAGGCATCCGACGTCGCGAACGCCGTCCTGGACGGCGCCGATGCGGTGATGCTCTCGGGTGAGACCAGCGTCGGGCAGTTCCCGGTGCAGGCCGTTCAAACCATGGCCCGGATCATCCAGGCCGTCGAGAGCGGCGACCTGCGGGTGCCCGAGCTGCGCACCCAGCCCCGCACCAACGCGGGGGTCATCGCACGATCGGCTCGCGATGTGGCCGAGGCGATCGGGGCGAACGCGATCGCCGCGTTCACCCAGAGCGGCGATACCGTACGACGGCTGGCGCGCCACCACTCCCGCATCCCGGTCATCGCCTTCACGCCGATGGACAAGGTGCGCAACCAGCTCGCGCTGAGCTGGGGAGTGCGCACCTTCCTCGTCGATCCCGTCGAGCACACCGACGACATGGTCGCGCAGGTCGACACCGCCCTGCGCGAGATCGGCATGACCGACCACGAGGATCTCATCGTCATGGTGGCCGGCAGCCCGCCGGGCAAGAGCGGTTCGACCAACCTCATCCGGCTGCACCGCCTCGGCGAGGAGTAG
- a CDS encoding class I SAM-dependent methyltransferase, which produces MRGVIPSPNIWQHTAAYETENLALDPHGTVWRTMTAHHPLAGQRVVDIGCGTGFYLPRFAAEAAQVIGIEPHRPLLQAAARRVADVANAWVREGTAQQLPLPPASIDVAHARWAYFFGPGCEPGLAELDRVMRRGGTAFIIDNDLTRSTFGSWCRRAWSHYRPGVVERFFSARGWIRESIDMDWRFESRADLERVVRIEFPAEYADAFLAEHPGNGVDYAVNLWRKTY; this is translated from the coding sequence GTGAGGGGCGTTATCCCGTCGCCGAACATCTGGCAGCACACCGCCGCGTACGAGACCGAGAACCTGGCGCTCGACCCGCACGGCACCGTGTGGCGCACCATGACCGCCCACCACCCACTGGCTGGTCAGCGGGTGGTGGACATCGGTTGCGGCACGGGGTTCTATCTCCCACGCTTCGCCGCCGAAGCTGCGCAGGTGATCGGCATCGAGCCGCACCGGCCGCTGCTGCAGGCGGCGGCCAGGCGGGTCGCCGACGTCGCCAACGCCTGGGTCCGGGAGGGCACCGCGCAGCAGCTCCCGCTGCCTCCGGCGAGCATCGACGTCGCACATGCCCGGTGGGCGTACTTCTTCGGACCGGGCTGCGAGCCGGGCCTGGCGGAGCTGGACCGGGTGATGCGCCGCGGCGGCACCGCGTTCATCATCGACAACGACCTCACCCGCTCGACCTTCGGCAGCTGGTGCCGGCGGGCGTGGTCGCACTACCGGCCGGGAGTCGTGGAGCGCTTCTTTTCCGCACGGGGGTGGATCCGCGAGTCGATCGACATGGACTGGCGCTTCGAGTCACGCGCCGACCTCGAGCGAGTCGTGCGGATCGAGTTCCCCGCCGAGTACGCCGACGCCTTCCTCGCCGAGCACCCCGGCAACGGCGTGGACTACGCGGTCAACCTGTGGCGGAAGACTTACTGA
- the lgt gene encoding prolipoprotein diacylglyceryl transferase produces the protein MSVLATIPSPTQNQIEIFGVPLRAYALCILAGIIVAIWLSGRRWVARGGKQGEILDLALWAVPFGIIGGRLYHVISTPQPYFGEGGDPIKALYIWEGGLGIWGAIALGAVGAFIAAKRQGLRMSSVADTVAPGIVLAQGVGRLGNWFNNELYGGPDDGPLGLKIHDLDANGVARTDPSTGDPLVVGTFQPTFLYELVWCIIVGLALLWIDRRFRIGRGRLFAMYVALYCLGRFFIEQMRTDFAVHVLGLRINVWTALLVGLGAVAYLIIVKGGREPTPYTDDRPAFVDADGNPTGDLDGDPTGDPDGDPTGVPDGNPTTEDDARG, from the coding sequence ATGAGCGTTCTCGCTACCATCCCCAGCCCGACGCAGAACCAGATCGAGATCTTCGGCGTCCCGCTGCGTGCCTACGCGCTGTGCATCCTCGCCGGCATCATCGTGGCGATCTGGCTGTCCGGACGCCGATGGGTCGCCCGCGGCGGCAAGCAGGGGGAGATCCTGGACCTGGCGCTGTGGGCGGTGCCGTTCGGCATCATCGGAGGCCGTCTCTACCACGTGATCTCCACCCCGCAGCCCTACTTCGGCGAGGGCGGCGACCCGATCAAGGCGCTGTACATCTGGGAGGGTGGCCTCGGCATCTGGGGCGCGATCGCACTCGGCGCGGTCGGCGCGTTCATCGCCGCAAAGCGCCAAGGCCTGCGCATGAGCTCAGTCGCGGACACGGTCGCGCCCGGCATCGTTCTCGCGCAGGGCGTCGGCCGGCTGGGCAACTGGTTCAACAACGAGCTGTACGGCGGACCGGACGACGGACCGCTGGGCCTGAAGATCCACGACCTCGATGCCAACGGCGTCGCGCGCACCGATCCCTCGACCGGCGATCCACTGGTCGTCGGAACCTTTCAGCCGACCTTCCTGTACGAGCTCGTCTGGTGCATCATCGTCGGTCTGGCTCTGCTCTGGATCGACCGGCGCTTCCGGATCGGGCGCGGCCGGCTGTTCGCGATGTACGTGGCGTTGTACTGCCTTGGCCGGTTCTTCATCGAGCAGATGCGTACCGACTTCGCGGTGCACGTCCTCGGACTGCGGATCAACGTGTGGACGGCGCTGCTGGTCGGTCTCGGCGCGGTCGCCTACCTGATCATCGTCAAGGGCGGCCGCGAGCCGACCCCCTACACCGACGACCGCCCCGCGTTCGTCGACGCCGACGGCAACCCCACCGGGGACCTCGACGGCGATCCCACCGGGGACCCCGACGGCGATCCCACCGGGGTCCCCGACGGCAACCCCACCACCGAGGACGACGCTCGCGGGTGA
- the trpA gene encoding tryptophan synthase subunit alpha, whose protein sequence is MSVTPTLADVFAGTKAENRAALVGYLPAGFPSRATSPDAFRALIDGGCDIVEVGMPYSDPVMDGPTIQAAADKALADGTKIADLLQVVESAAQHGGVPVVMTYWAPVTRYGVDAFARDLANAGGRGLITPDLIPDEAEEWLVASDAHGLDRIFLVAPSSTPQRLQMTVEQCTGFIYAASTMGVTGARQEIGQLAPQLVARTRQCTDLPIGVGLGVRTPQHVREVASYADAVIVGSAFVTAVDRDLDEARELVAHLREATSRA, encoded by the coding sequence ATGAGCGTCACCCCCACCCTCGCCGACGTCTTCGCCGGCACCAAGGCCGAGAACCGCGCCGCCCTCGTCGGCTATCTGCCCGCCGGCTTCCCGTCACGGGCTACCAGCCCCGACGCCTTCCGCGCGCTGATCGACGGCGGGTGCGACATCGTCGAGGTCGGCATGCCCTACAGCGACCCGGTGATGGACGGCCCCACCATCCAGGCGGCCGCCGACAAGGCACTCGCCGACGGCACGAAGATCGCCGACCTGCTGCAGGTGGTCGAGTCCGCCGCGCAGCACGGCGGCGTACCCGTCGTGATGACCTACTGGGCGCCGGTCACCCGGTACGGCGTGGACGCGTTCGCGCGCGACCTCGCCAATGCCGGCGGCCGCGGCCTGATCACCCCCGACCTCATTCCGGACGAGGCAGAGGAGTGGCTGGTCGCCAGCGACGCGCACGGCCTCGACCGGATCTTCCTGGTCGCCCCGTCGTCCACCCCCCAGCGGCTGCAGATGACCGTCGAGCAGTGCACCGGCTTCATATACGCCGCCTCCACGATGGGCGTCACCGGCGCGCGTCAGGAGATCGGCCAGCTCGCCCCGCAGCTGGTCGCCCGCACCCGGCAGTGCACCGACCTGCCGATCGGCGTCGGCCTCGGAGTCCGTACCCCGCAGCACGTCCGCGAGGTCGCGTCGTACGCCGATGCCGTCATCGTCGGCTCGGCCTTCGTCACCGCGGTCGACCGAGACCTGGACGAGGCGCGCGAGCTGGTCGCGCACCTACGAGAGGCAACTTCCCGCGCATGA
- the trpB gene encoding tryptophan synthase subunit beta — translation MINNPSVPDGRGYYGQFGGRFIPEALVAAIDQLTEFYEKAKTDPEFNAEYAELLRGYAGRPSLLYHARRLSAELGCRILLKREDLNHTGAHKINNVLGQALLTKKMGKTRMIAETGAGQHGVATATAAALMGLECTVYMGEVDTDRQALNVARMRLLGAEVVAVRSGSRTLKDAMNEAFRDWVASVDSTHYCIGSVGGPHPFPMLVRDFNSVVGEEARQQCLEQYGGLPDAVLACVGGGSNAIGIFAGFLSDPGVKLYGLEAAGDGAETDRTAATLTKGGVGVLHGSKSYVLQDADGQTLESHSISAGLDYPGVGPEHAYLKDSGRAVYEPVTDTEAMDAFALLCRTEGIIPAIESSHALAGAIRLAPEYGPDATLLVNLSGRGDKDVATAGKWFDVIGVTHTT, via the coding sequence ATGATCAACAATCCCTCCGTCCCCGACGGTCGTGGCTACTACGGCCAGTTCGGCGGGCGGTTCATCCCCGAGGCGCTCGTCGCGGCGATCGACCAGCTCACCGAGTTCTACGAGAAGGCCAAGACCGATCCTGAGTTCAACGCCGAGTACGCCGAGCTGCTGCGCGGGTACGCCGGGCGGCCCAGCCTGCTCTATCACGCCAGGCGGCTCTCCGCCGAGCTCGGCTGTCGCATCCTGCTCAAGCGCGAGGACCTCAACCACACCGGTGCGCACAAGATCAACAACGTCCTCGGTCAGGCGTTGCTGACCAAGAAGATGGGCAAGACCCGGATGATCGCCGAGACCGGCGCCGGGCAGCACGGCGTTGCCACCGCGACGGCCGCAGCCCTCATGGGACTGGAGTGCACGGTCTACATGGGCGAGGTCGATACCGACCGCCAGGCGCTGAACGTGGCCCGGATGCGGCTGCTCGGCGCTGAGGTCGTCGCCGTCCGCTCCGGATCGCGGACCCTCAAGGACGCGATGAACGAGGCCTTCCGCGACTGGGTGGCCAGCGTCGATTCCACTCACTACTGCATCGGCTCGGTGGGTGGCCCGCATCCCTTCCCGATGCTGGTGCGTGACTTCAACTCCGTCGTCGGCGAGGAGGCCCGCCAGCAGTGCCTCGAGCAGTACGGCGGTCTGCCGGACGCCGTCCTGGCCTGCGTCGGCGGCGGCTCCAACGCGATCGGGATCTTCGCCGGCTTCCTTTCCGACCCCGGCGTCAAGCTCTACGGGCTGGAGGCCGCCGGTGACGGCGCCGAGACCGACCGCACGGCGGCGACCCTGACCAAGGGCGGGGTCGGCGTCCTGCATGGATCGAAGTCGTACGTGCTGCAGGACGCCGACGGCCAGACCCTCGAGTCGCACTCGATCTCCGCCGGCCTCGACTATCCCGGGGTCGGCCCCGAGCACGCCTACCTGAAGGACTCCGGGCGCGCCGTTTACGAGCCGGTCACCGACACCGAGGCGATGGATGCCTTCGCGCTGCTGTGCCGCACGGAGGGCATCATCCCCGCGATCGAGTCCTCGCACGCGCTCGCGGGCGCCATCCGGCTCGCCCCCGAGTACGGTCCGGACGCGACCCTGCTGGTCAACCTGTCCGGACGCGGCGACAAGGACGTCGCCACCGCGGGCAAGTGGTTCGATGTGATCGGGGTGACCCACACGACATGA
- the trpC gene encoding indole-3-glycerol phosphate synthase TrpC, translating to MTVLDEIIAGVREDVAARQAQVTLDELKKRCQEVPAALDAYAALDSGGVAVIAEVKRASPSAGPLADIADPAHLAAEYEAGGARAISVLTEQRRFGGSLEDLAAVRKTVSIPVLRKDFVVSSYQVHEARAYGADIVLLMVSALDQDALVGLRERVESLGMTALVEIHDEQEADRALQAGATVIGVNARNMKTLEVDRSTFERIAPGLPSSVLKIAESGVRDPRDLIAYAKAGADAVLVGQGLVTAGDPRHAVAALVTAGEHPATPGKSR from the coding sequence GTGACTGTTCTCGACGAGATCATCGCCGGTGTCCGCGAGGACGTCGCGGCGCGCCAGGCGCAGGTGACCCTCGATGAGCTGAAGAAGCGCTGCCAGGAAGTCCCCGCGGCACTGGACGCGTACGCCGCGCTGGACAGCGGCGGTGTCGCGGTCATCGCCGAGGTCAAGCGCGCCAGCCCGTCGGCCGGCCCGCTGGCCGACATCGCCGACCCGGCCCACCTGGCCGCCGAGTACGAGGCCGGGGGAGCCCGCGCGATCAGCGTGCTGACCGAGCAGCGGCGCTTCGGTGGGTCGCTGGAGGACCTCGCTGCCGTCCGCAAGACCGTGTCGATCCCCGTGCTGCGCAAGGACTTCGTCGTCTCCTCCTACCAGGTGCACGAGGCGCGGGCGTACGGCGCCGACATCGTGCTGCTCATGGTCTCGGCGCTCGACCAGGATGCGCTGGTCGGTCTGCGTGAGCGCGTCGAGTCGCTGGGCATGACCGCGCTGGTCGAGATCCACGACGAGCAGGAGGCCGATCGAGCGCTGCAGGCCGGCGCCACCGTCATCGGCGTGAATGCCCGCAACATGAAGACCCTCGAGGTCGACCGGTCCACCTTCGAGCGCATCGCGCCCGGCCTGCCGAGCAGCGTGCTGAAGATCGCCGAATCGGGGGTGCGCGATCCGCGCGACCTGATCGCCTACGCCAAGGCCGGCGCCGACGCGGTGCTGGTGGGGCAGGGCCTGGTCACCGCCGGCGACCCGCGGCACGCAGTCGCCGCACTCGTCACTGCGGGAGAGCATCCCGCCACGCCTGGAAAGTCCCGATGA
- a CDS encoding NUDIX domain-containing protein encodes MDWSDLAHTSGDVRIDRLAGEPPTFELSDRGRYLGVCGVEVRDASVARLSWELTAGSVGTTAHAVRVLIEALYTRQAISRVEVVVDNADPREVQIAMRTGLRREGVLRGGLRREDVMVDGALFAGVAGDPAPTSPGGYTYMLDSVMPLKRLISHVVMTDPAGRILLCQTTFKKDWELPGGIVEPGESPVLAARREVAEEIGIELSLGRLLALDWLPPYLGWSDAIEVLYDGGEHDVDLVSRLVCDTREIKQAAWFAVDEIASVVSPLNARRLPLLIPQKPERTLHLEAGQLAE; translated from the coding sequence GTGGACTGGTCGGACCTGGCGCACACCTCCGGGGACGTGCGCATCGACCGTCTCGCGGGCGAGCCGCCCACCTTCGAGCTGAGCGACCGCGGTCGGTATCTAGGAGTGTGCGGTGTCGAGGTCCGGGATGCCTCGGTGGCCCGGCTGAGCTGGGAGCTGACCGCCGGGTCGGTCGGCACCACCGCTCACGCGGTGCGGGTCTTGATCGAGGCGCTCTACACCCGGCAGGCGATCAGCCGGGTCGAGGTCGTGGTCGACAACGCCGACCCCCGCGAGGTGCAGATCGCGATGCGCACCGGTCTGCGCCGCGAGGGGGTGCTGCGCGGCGGTCTGCGCCGCGAGGACGTCATGGTGGACGGCGCGCTGTTCGCCGGCGTCGCCGGGGACCCGGCCCCGACTTCCCCCGGCGGGTACACCTACATGCTCGACTCGGTGATGCCGCTCAAGCGGCTGATCTCGCACGTGGTAATGACCGACCCGGCCGGGCGGATCCTGCTGTGCCAGACCACCTTCAAGAAGGACTGGGAGCTGCCCGGTGGCATCGTCGAGCCGGGTGAGTCCCCCGTACTCGCGGCGCGGCGAGAGGTGGCCGAGGAGATCGGCATCGAGCTCTCGTTGGGCCGGTTGCTGGCGTTGGACTGGCTTCCGCCGTACCTCGGCTGGAGCGACGCGATCGAGGTGCTGTACGACGGGGGCGAGCACGACGTCGACCTGGTCTCCCGGCTGGTGTGCGACACCCGCGAGATCAAGCAGGCGGCATGGTTCGCCGTGGACGAGATCGCCTCGGTGGTGTCGCCCTTGAACGCGCGCCGGCTGCCGCTGCTGATCCCGCAGAAGCCCGAGCGCACCCTGCACCTGGAGGCCGGCCAGCTCGCCGAGTGA
- a CDS encoding Trp biosynthesis-associated membrane protein: MTDDGRRSRRLLTILLGLLVLGGAVLLWSSSLVWRVELVEREAPLPAVAYSMTGADAVPMTLALGLLALAAVVAVLATGPLGRRIVGTILLITAVWTGVALYQWVATPAAEASAAMSEDGARHSADDAPEASAIAGPLAMLGVALTAGAGLAVVLTSRRLPRMGSKYERPRAPTGPASRTPEEAQDGAVRDRSMWSSIDRGEDPTE, translated from the coding sequence ATGACCGACGACGGCCGGCGCTCGCGGCGTCTGCTGACGATCCTGCTTGGTCTGCTGGTCCTGGGCGGCGCAGTGCTCCTGTGGAGCTCGTCGCTGGTGTGGCGGGTAGAGCTAGTCGAGCGGGAGGCGCCGCTGCCTGCCGTGGCCTACTCCATGACCGGGGCGGACGCCGTCCCGATGACCCTGGCGCTCGGGCTGCTCGCGCTCGCCGCGGTCGTCGCCGTGCTGGCGACCGGGCCGCTGGGCCGGCGGATCGTGGGCACGATCCTGCTCATCACCGCGGTCTGGACCGGCGTGGCGCTCTACCAATGGGTGGCCACACCCGCTGCGGAGGCCAGCGCGGCGATGAGCGAAGACGGCGCCCGGCACTCCGCGGACGACGCGCCGGAGGCATCGGCGATCGCCGGTCCGCTGGCGATGCTGGGCGTGGCGCTCACCGCGGGCGCGGGGCTGGCCGTCGTCCTCACCAGCCGCCGGCTTCCCCGGATGGGCAGCAAGTACGAACGGCCCCGGGCCCCAACCGGCCCGGCGAGTCGTACGCCGGAGGAAGCCCAGGATGGCGCGGTACGCGATCGAAGCATGTGGTCCTCGATCGATCGCGGCGAGGACCCGACCGAGTAG
- a CDS encoding anthranilate synthase component I, translating to MSRIGAVTPTREEFAARIATHRVIPVTRTLLADGESPVSVYRKLAGGVGTFLLESAERGHSWSRYSFVGVRAIATLSERDGQAVWNGRPPAGVPTEGPVLDVLAQTWRAIRSPHDEGLPALAGGLVGYLGYDVATLIEPVGDKAVDDLGIPLLSMLLVSDLAVVDHHDGTVMLVATEFVSAEMTEAQVDAAYADALARLDAMAADLARPASASLLEEDPDADDVLVRSRTPEGDYQPAVQRALEHVRDGDVFQVQISQRFEVDTDAEPLEVYRVLRLLNPSPYMYLVRADGFDIVGCSPEALVTVKDGEAVLHPIAGTRKRGDTPERDQELADELVNDPKERAEHVMLVDLARNDLGRVCAPGTVKVTELGAVERYSHVWHIVSTVVGDVAEGKDAFDVLLSCFPAGTLTGAPKVRAMQIIDDLEPVRRGIYGGAVGYLSAAGDLDMAICIRTALLKDGKAYVQSAGGVVADSQPHLEELETQNKARAALTAVQTASRLRPAVRR from the coding sequence GTGAGCCGCATCGGCGCGGTCACCCCCACGCGGGAGGAGTTCGCCGCGCGGATCGCCACCCACCGCGTCATTCCCGTCACCCGCACCCTGCTGGCCGACGGCGAGAGCCCGGTGAGCGTCTACCGCAAGCTCGCCGGCGGAGTGGGCACCTTCCTGCTGGAGTCCGCCGAGCGCGGCCACTCCTGGTCGCGCTACTCCTTCGTCGGCGTCCGCGCGATCGCCACGCTCAGCGAGCGCGACGGCCAGGCGGTGTGGAACGGTAGGCCACCCGCCGGCGTCCCCACCGAGGGACCCGTGCTCGACGTGCTCGCCCAGACCTGGCGGGCGATCCGCTCGCCGCACGACGAGGGCCTGCCCGCGCTCGCCGGTGGGCTGGTCGGCTACCTCGGCTACGACGTCGCCACGCTGATCGAACCGGTCGGCGACAAGGCCGTCGACGATCTCGGCATCCCGCTGCTGTCGATGCTGCTGGTCTCCGACCTCGCCGTGGTGGACCATCACGACGGCACCGTCATGCTGGTGGCCACCGAGTTTGTGTCCGCCGAGATGACCGAGGCGCAGGTCGATGCGGCGTACGCCGACGCGCTCGCGCGTCTTGACGCGATGGCGGCGGACCTCGCCCGCCCGGCGTCCGCCTCGTTGCTCGAGGAGGATCCCGACGCCGACGACGTGCTCGTGCGCTCCCGGACGCCGGAAGGTGACTACCAGCCGGCGGTGCAGCGGGCACTCGAGCACGTGCGGGACGGCGACGTCTTCCAGGTGCAGATCAGCCAGCGCTTCGAGGTCGACACGGACGCCGAGCCGCTCGAGGTGTACCGGGTGCTGCGGTTGCTGAACCCGTCGCCGTACATGTACCTCGTTCGCGCCGACGGGTTCGACATCGTGGGCTGCTCGCCCGAGGCGCTGGTGACGGTCAAGGACGGCGAGGCGGTGCTGCACCCGATCGCCGGCACCCGCAAGCGGGGAGATACACCGGAGCGCGACCAGGAGCTCGCCGACGAGCTCGTGAACGACCCCAAGGAGCGGGCCGAGCACGTGATGCTCGTCGACCTCGCCCGCAATGACCTCGGCCGGGTGTGCGCGCCGGGCACGGTGAAGGTCACCGAGCTCGGGGCGGTCGAGCGCTACAGCCACGTCTGGCACATCGTCTCGACCGTCGTAGGCGACGTCGCCGAGGGCAAGGACGCCTTCGACGTGCTGCTGTCCTGCTTCCCGGCCGGCACGCTCACCGGCGCTCCGAAGGTACGGGCGATGCAGATCATCGATGACCTCGAGCCGGTCCGCCGCGGCATCTACGGTGGGGCGGTCGGCTACCTCTCGGCAGCCGGTGACCTCGACATGGCGATCTGCATCCGCACCGCTCTGCTGAAGGACGGCAAGGCGTACGTGCAGTCGGCCGGGGGAGTGGTCGCCGACTCCCAGCCGCATCTGGAGGAGCTCGAGACCCAGAACAAGGCGCGCGCGGCCCTCACTGCGGTGCAGACCGCCTCGCGGCTGCGCCCGGCGGTGCGCCGATGA
- the hisI gene encoding phosphoribosyl-AMP cyclohydrolase: protein MSSRIPAERSALDPAIASRLKRDAAGLVAAVVQQHDTGEVLMVGWMDDEALHRTLTTGRATYWSRSRQEYWVKGETSGHVQQVRSVALDCDGDAVLVKVAQTGPACHTGDATCFDSGALEVGA from the coding sequence ATGTCTTCTCGCATTCCCGCTGAGCGCTCCGCGCTCGACCCCGCCATCGCCTCGCGGCTCAAGCGCGATGCCGCTGGCCTCGTCGCCGCCGTCGTGCAGCAGCACGACACCGGCGAGGTGCTGATGGTGGGCTGGATGGACGACGAGGCGCTGCACCGCACCCTCACCACGGGCCGTGCCACCTACTGGTCACGTAGCAGGCAGGAGTACTGGGTCAAAGGCGAGACCAGCGGGCACGTACAGCAGGTGAGGTCCGTGGCGCTTGACTGCGACGGTGACGCCGTGCTGGTCAAGGTCGCCCAGACCGGGCCCGCCTGTCACACCGGTGATGCGACCTGCTTCGACTCGGGCGCGCTGGAGGTGGGCGCGTGA